A single genomic interval of Zunongwangia sp. HGR-M22 harbors:
- a CDS encoding LptF/LptG family permease, whose protein sequence is MKILDWYILKRYLGTFSMMLLLFIPIGITVNLAEKIDKILENEVPFVEVAEYYLNFTIYFANLLFPLFLFLSIIWFTSKLANNTEVIAFLSSGVSFYRFLRPYLIGATIVCIAALGLSMFLAPKASKGFNEFKYEYLKRGHQTQETKDVYRQVNDNEVIYASHFRPKTHTASNFTLEHFEGNEMKFKISASRLKFNTEDSTYTLSNVDKRVVGENGDIITKQTILDTVLPFEFDELTPETYIAETLNFSELNEFIEKESRRGSGNMNMYLVAAYKRVSIPVSAFILTIIAVAVSSMKRRGGMGINLAVGISLAFLFIFFDKIFGTIAEQSTFSPLLAVWIPNISFGILAVFLLLKAKR, encoded by the coding sequence TTGAAAATATTAGATTGGTATATTTTAAAGCGCTATTTAGGAACATTCAGCATGATGCTGTTACTTTTTATTCCAATTGGGATAACTGTAAATCTAGCTGAAAAAATAGATAAGATTCTTGAGAATGAGGTGCCTTTTGTTGAAGTGGCCGAATATTATCTGAATTTCACGATCTACTTTGCCAATCTTTTATTTCCGCTTTTCCTATTTTTATCTATTATATGGTTTACTTCAAAACTAGCGAACAATACAGAGGTTATTGCCTTTCTAAGTAGTGGAGTGTCATTCTATCGATTTCTACGACCTTATCTTATAGGAGCTACAATTGTTTGTATTGCAGCACTAGGCTTAAGTATGTTCCTTGCACCAAAGGCAAGTAAGGGATTTAACGAATTTAAATATGAGTATCTAAAAAGAGGGCATCAAACTCAAGAAACTAAAGACGTGTATCGGCAGGTTAATGATAACGAAGTTATTTATGCCAGCCATTTTAGGCCAAAAACCCATACCGCCAGTAATTTTACTTTAGAACATTTTGAAGGGAATGAGATGAAGTTTAAAATTAGCGCCTCCAGATTAAAATTTAATACAGAAGATTCTACCTATACTTTATCGAATGTTGATAAAAGAGTGGTTGGTGAAAATGGAGATATTATCACCAAACAAACCATCTTAGATACTGTTTTGCCATTTGAGTTTGATGAGTTAACCCCGGAAACCTATATTGCTGAAACGCTTAATTTTTCAGAATTAAATGAATTTATAGAAAAAGAAAGTCGACGTGGATCTGGAAATATGAATATGTATCTGGTGGCTGCTTACAAGCGTGTAAGTATTCCGGTTTCAGCATTTATTTTAACAATTATCGCTGTGGCAGTTTCTTCAATGAAGCGTCGTGGCGGGATGGGAATTAATCTTGCCGTAGGAATTTCGCTGGCCTTTCTATTTATCTTTTTCGATAAAATATTTGGTACAATTGCCGAGCAATCAACATTTTCACCATTACTTGCAGTGTGGATTCCTAATATCTCATTTGGGATATTAGCGGTCTTTCTACTGTTAAAAGCAAAACGTTAA
- a CDS encoding acetyl-CoA carboxylase carboxyltransferase subunit alpha, with product MEYLDFELPIKELEEQYDRACNIGEESEVDVTATCKQIEKKLKEKKKEIYKNLTAWQRVQLSRHPNRPYTLDYINAICGDTFLELHGDRSVKDDKAMIGGLGKIGDQSFMFVGQQKGFNTKTRQYRNFGMANPEGYRKALRLMRSAEKFNLPVVCFVDTPGAYPGLEAEERGQGEAIARNIMEMTRLSVPIIVVIIGEGASGGALGIGVGNKVLMLENTWYSVISPESCSSILWRSWEYKETAAEALKLTAEDMKKQKLIDEIVKEPLGGAHSDREGAFKEVEKSILDAFEELKNLSKEDLISTRMDKYLDMGVYKD from the coding sequence ATGGAATATTTAGACTTTGAATTACCGATTAAAGAACTTGAAGAGCAGTACGATCGCGCCTGCAATATTGGCGAAGAAAGTGAAGTTGATGTGACTGCTACATGCAAGCAAATCGAGAAAAAATTAAAGGAAAAGAAGAAGGAGATTTATAAAAATCTTACCGCCTGGCAACGTGTACAATTGTCACGACATCCTAATCGTCCCTACACGCTGGATTATATAAATGCGATCTGTGGTGATACTTTTTTAGAATTACACGGGGATAGAAGTGTAAAAGACGATAAAGCAATGATTGGTGGCCTTGGTAAAATTGGTGATCAAAGTTTTATGTTTGTTGGTCAGCAAAAAGGATTCAATACCAAAACTAGGCAATATCGAAATTTCGGGATGGCAAATCCAGAAGGCTATCGTAAGGCTTTACGTCTTATGAGATCTGCAGAAAAATTCAATTTACCTGTAGTATGTTTCGTTGATACTCCGGGGGCTTATCCTGGTTTGGAAGCTGAAGAAAGAGGACAAGGTGAAGCTATCGCTCGCAATATTATGGAGATGACACGCCTTAGTGTACCAATTATTGTTGTAATTATTGGTGAAGGTGCCAGTGGAGGAGCTTTAGGAATTGGTGTTGGTAATAAGGTTTTAATGTTAGAAAACACCTGGTATTCTGTAATCTCACCAGAATCTTGTTCTTCAATCTTATGGCGAAGCTGGGAATATAAAGAAACAGCTGCAGAAGCATTAAAACTTACTGCGGAAGACATGAAAAAGCAAAAGCTTATTGACGAGATTGTAAAAGAGCCATTAGGAGGAGCGCATAGCGATCGTGAAGGTGCTTTTAAAGAAGTTGAAAAATCTATTTTAGATGCTTTTGAAGAACTTAAAAACTTATCAAAGGAAGATTTGATAAGTACAAGAATGGATAAATATTTGGACATGGGAGTTTACAAAGACTAA
- the dnaB gene encoding replicative DNA helicase — translation MEKIATSKGYNNQNANVISLEKGKIPPQAVDLEEVVLGAMMIDKKGVDEIIDILHPDAFYKNSHKLIYEAIFKLFENTEAIDLLTVSNQLKKDGNFEKAGGDYYLIQLTQRVSSSAHIEFHARIILQKYIQRSLIKISSEIIEEAYDESVDVFDLLDSAEAKLYEVTQGNIKKSTESAQSLVIQAKARIQEISNKEGLSGVPSGFDKLDELTSGWQPSDLIIVAARPGMGKTALTLSMARNIAVGQGIPVAFFSLEMSSVQLITRLISSETGLSSEKLRTGNLEKHEWEQLNVKVKDLEKAPLFIDDTPSLSIFDLRAKARRLASQFGIKLIVIDYLQLMTAGGTQKGGNREQEISTISRNLKALAKELSVPVIALSQLSRAVETRGGSKRPLLSDLRESGAIEQDADIVSFIYRPEYYKIEEWDDEERSPTEGQGEFIVAKHRNGGLENIRLKFIGHLGKFDNLEDFDSPFEFHSKMNDGDDNNEFGSANLPSPSADEAFGSSMNDFNQDDDSDVPF, via the coding sequence ATGGAAAAAATCGCAACATCTAAAGGATACAATAATCAAAATGCTAATGTCATTAGCCTGGAAAAAGGAAAGATTCCTCCTCAGGCGGTTGATTTAGAGGAGGTTGTGCTTGGTGCTATGATGATCGATAAGAAAGGTGTAGATGAGATCATTGATATTTTACATCCCGATGCGTTTTATAAAAATTCGCATAAACTGATTTATGAGGCTATTTTCAAACTTTTTGAAAATACCGAGGCGATCGACTTATTAACCGTTTCTAATCAACTTAAGAAAGACGGAAATTTTGAAAAAGCTGGCGGGGATTATTATTTGATTCAGCTTACACAAAGAGTATCATCTTCAGCGCATATCGAGTTTCACGCTCGTATTATTCTTCAGAAATACATACAGCGTAGTTTAATAAAAATATCTTCGGAAATCATCGAAGAAGCTTATGACGAAAGTGTTGATGTTTTCGATCTTTTAGATTCAGCTGAAGCAAAATTATACGAGGTAACTCAGGGAAATATTAAAAAATCTACCGAATCTGCACAAAGCTTAGTTATTCAGGCAAAAGCACGAATTCAAGAGATTTCTAATAAAGAAGGATTAAGTGGTGTACCTTCAGGGTTCGATAAATTAGACGAATTAACTTCGGGATGGCAACCTTCAGATTTAATTATTGTTGCAGCGCGTCCCGGTATGGGGAAAACGGCACTAACCTTGTCTATGGCAAGAAATATTGCTGTAGGACAAGGAATTCCAGTGGCTTTCTTCTCTCTAGAGATGTCCTCAGTACAGTTAATTACTCGTTTAATTTCTTCGGAAACAGGACTTTCTTCAGAAAAATTAAGAACTGGGAATCTTGAAAAACACGAGTGGGAGCAGTTAAATGTAAAAGTGAAAGATCTTGAAAAAGCACCACTTTTTATAGATGATACTCCATCTTTATCGATTTTCGATTTAAGAGCAAAAGCCCGTCGATTAGCTTCTCAATTTGGGATTAAATTGATAGTGATCGATTATTTGCAGTTAATGACAGCCGGTGGAACGCAAAAAGGAGGAAACCGTGAACAGGAAATTTCTACCATTTCGCGAAACCTTAAAGCCCTGGCAAAAGAATTGAGCGTTCCGGTAATTGCACTTTCTCAGCTATCGCGTGCGGTAGAAACTCGTGGAGGTAGTAAAAGACCATTACTTTCAGATCTTAGGGAATCTGGAGCGATCGAGCAGGATGCCGATATTGTTTCGTTCATTTATCGTCCAGAATATTATAAAATTGAAGAGTGGGATGACGAAGAACGTTCTCCAACAGAAGGACAAGGAGAATTTATCGTGGCAAAACACCGTAATGGTGGTTTAGAAAATATCCGACTTAAATTTATTGGTCATCTAGGTAAATTTGATAACTTAGAAGACTTTGATTCTCCATTCGAATTTCATTCTAAGATGAACGATGGTGATGATAATAACGAGTTTGGAAGTGCAAATCTTCCAAGTCCAAGCGCCGATGAAGCATTTGGAAGTTCGATGAATGATTTTAATCAGGATGATGATAGCGACGTTCCGTTCTAA
- a CDS encoding asparagine synthetase B, which produces MLFTVFFFLGITGFANKILVPMDPEAQGNHLKAYGITYFALENQISAQWLLNYRGGSFLFDAEESLKRECKIRGVSFEILTDNDAQAILDEISSPSKNMESVILEKAPKIAVYSPKGNKPWDDAVTMALTYAEIPYETIYDTEVLSDALVLYDWLHLHHEDFTGQYGKFYRAYRTTPWYIEDKKNAEALAANLGYKKVSEEKLAVALKIRDYVVGGGFMFAMCSATDSFDIALAAENTDIAEPMFDGDPSDPGYQSKLDYTNAFAFTDFILERDPMVYEFSSIDMTSKRAVPTEKDYFTLMDYSAKWDVIPTMLTQNHTRLVKGFMGQTTAFNPENIKANVLVMGENKVNGEARYIHGVKGKGFFTFYGGHDPEDYQHRVGDPKTELELHPNSPGYRLILNNVLFPAAKKKKKKT; this is translated from the coding sequence ATGCTTTTTACTGTCTTTTTCTTTTTAGGAATTACAGGTTTTGCCAATAAGATTTTAGTACCTATGGATCCCGAAGCTCAGGGAAATCATTTAAAAGCTTACGGCATTACCTACTTTGCTTTAGAAAATCAAATTAGCGCGCAGTGGTTATTAAATTATAGAGGAGGTTCTTTTCTTTTTGATGCTGAAGAAAGCTTAAAGCGAGAATGTAAAATTAGAGGCGTTTCTTTTGAAATTTTAACCGATAATGATGCACAGGCCATTTTGGATGAAATTTCGAGTCCTTCTAAAAATATGGAAAGCGTAATTTTAGAAAAAGCACCTAAAATTGCTGTGTACTCACCAAAGGGAAATAAACCCTGGGACGATGCAGTAACGATGGCCCTTACATATGCTGAAATTCCGTATGAAACTATATATGATACCGAAGTTCTAAGCGATGCGCTTGTTTTGTATGATTGGTTGCATTTGCACCACGAAGATTTTACCGGGCAGTATGGGAAATTTTATAGAGCTTATCGAACTACTCCCTGGTATATTGAAGATAAAAAAAACGCTGAAGCATTAGCAGCAAACCTGGGGTACAAAAAAGTTTCAGAAGAAAAATTAGCTGTTGCTTTAAAAATTAGAGATTATGTAGTTGGGGGTGGATTTATGTTCGCGATGTGCAGTGCCACAGATAGTTTTGATATCGCCTTAGCTGCGGAAAATACAGATATTGCTGAACCTATGTTTGATGGCGATCCCAGTGATCCCGGCTATCAGTCAAAATTAGACTATACCAATGCTTTTGCATTTACAGATTTTATTTTAGAAAGAGATCCAATGGTTTACGAGTTCTCTTCTATAGATATGACGTCTAAAAGAGCAGTTCCGACAGAGAAGGATTATTTCACTTTAATGGATTATTCGGCAAAATGGGACGTGATTCCTACCATGCTAACTCAAAATCATACAAGATTGGTTAAAGGATTTATGGGGCAAACTACCGCTTTTAATCCTGAAAATATAAAAGCGAATGTTTTGGTAATGGGAGAGAATAAAGTAAACGGTGAAGCCAGATATATTCACGGAGTTAAGGGCAAAGGATTTTTTACCTTTTATGGTGGGCACGATCCAGAAGATTACCAGCATAGAGTAGGAGATCCAAAAACAGAACTGGAATTACATCCAAATTCACCGGGCTATCGTTTAATATTGAATAATGTTTTATTTCCTGCCGCTAAAAAGAAAAAGAAGAAAACTTAA
- a CDS encoding secondary thiamine-phosphate synthase enzyme YjbQ, producing the protein MKTFQKQISLKARSRGFHLVTREIVDQFPEIGEIQQGIFQVFIKHTSAGLTINENADPTVRDDFESHINKMVPEDQPYYKHTFEGSDDMPAHIKASLMGTSVQIPVTNGKLNLGTWQGIYLCEHRNHGGSRKLVLTLMGA; encoded by the coding sequence ATGAAAACATTTCAGAAACAAATATCATTAAAAGCGAGATCTAGAGGATTTCATTTAGTAACTAGAGAAATTGTAGATCAGTTTCCTGAGATTGGTGAAATTCAGCAAGGAATTTTTCAGGTATTTATAAAACATACTTCCGCAGGATTAACTATTAATGAAAATGCCGATCCTACGGTAAGAGATGATTTTGAAAGCCATATTAATAAAATGGTTCCAGAAGATCAGCCATATTATAAACATACTTTTGAAGGTTCAGACGATATGCCTGCCCATATTAAAGCTTCACTTATGGGAACATCGGTGCAAATCCCAGTAACCAACGGCAAACTAAATTTAGGAACCTGGCAGGGGATTTATTTATGCGAACATAGAAATCATGGAGGTTCTCGAAAATTAGTGTTAACGTTAATGGGAGCCTAA
- a CDS encoding alpha/beta hydrolase, with protein MNNTTSEILEITNDKIEVKAYENITFAQPLIHLTDRSINLKMDILKPQIDKKLPVVLFIPGGGFLRSNKASFIQQRLALAEKGYLVASMEYRTVPNGKFPDALVDVKSAIRFLKANAEKYGLSRNNIAVMGDSAGGYLAALAGTTNNHTSFDIGDFLEENSNVNAVIDLYGVSNLGEIAKDFSEETKEKHQSLASSEYLFLNGTPPFDEVEKDLNKSIAKSDPATYISADTPPFLLMHGDKDQLVSPSQTEYLYDALQDAGIDAKRYVVKNAEHGGAYWVQPQIINIMTSFLNEHLT; from the coding sequence ATGAATAATACTACGTCAGAAATTCTTGAAATCACTAATGATAAAATTGAAGTAAAAGCATACGAAAATATCACTTTTGCACAGCCTTTAATACATTTAACAGATAGATCCATAAATCTGAAAATGGACATTTTAAAACCACAGATAGATAAAAAACTACCTGTGGTTTTATTTATTCCGGGTGGAGGTTTTTTACGCTCCAACAAAGCAAGTTTTATACAACAACGTTTGGCCTTAGCCGAAAAAGGTTATTTAGTAGCCAGTATGGAATATAGAACTGTTCCTAACGGAAAATTCCCTGATGCTCTGGTAGATGTAAAAAGCGCTATTCGTTTTTTAAAAGCTAATGCTGAAAAGTATGGTCTCTCAAGAAATAATATAGCTGTGATGGGGGATTCAGCCGGTGGTTATCTTGCGGCTTTAGCCGGAACTACTAATAATCATACCAGCTTTGATATAGGTGATTTCCTAGAAGAGAATAGTAATGTAAATGCGGTAATCGATTTGTATGGTGTATCGAATTTGGGTGAAATTGCTAAAGATTTTTCAGAAGAAACCAAGGAAAAACACCAATCTCTGGCTTCTTCCGAATATTTATTCCTAAATGGAACTCCACCATTTGATGAAGTTGAAAAAGATTTAAACAAATCGATCGCAAAAAGTGATCCAGCTACATATATCTCGGCAGATACACCTCCATTTTTACTTATGCATGGCGATAAGGATCAATTAGTATCTCCTAGCCAAACCGAGTATTTGTACGATGCTTTACAAGATGCAGGTATCGATGCTAAAAGATATGTTGTTAAAAATGCAGAACATGGAGGAGCATATTGGGTGCAACCTCAAATTATAAATATTATGACCAGTTTTTTAAACGAACATCTTACCTGA
- a CDS encoding DUF4861 domain-containing protein, producing MKSIFTTSLLGLLLFTGCQSEKEQETTVSLNVVNDLDFARTEIVSFDASKILSKFEKASLDHIHIKDSSGQTLRHQWIDYNDDGTPEEFLFQAEVAANASAKYKLVNDSTSTAPQKDAVAYSRFVPERTDDYAWENDKVAFRTYGPTGQKEALEGVPGSTLSSGIDIWLKRTKKPVINKWYAEHVKNPGYYHIDHGEGYDPYHVGKSRGLGGIGVFENDSLYVSQNFMEYKTIASGPLKTVFELTYDPWGPYNAKETKRISLALGSNFAKFEIDLKADDSIPNYATGITLHNNEGEYQINKEEGWIMHWEKIDDANVGEGILMEPAAIDSAFAFKSKIPDQSNLLITTQPKETFTYYAGFAWEKSGDVGSKQEWIKMLDKQAKIIASPLEITVE from the coding sequence ATGAAAAGCATTTTCACCACTTCTTTACTTGGTCTTCTATTGTTCACCGGATGCCAATCTGAAAAAGAACAGGAAACTACTGTATCTTTGAATGTAGTTAACGATCTTGATTTTGCAAGAACTGAAATTGTTAGTTTTGACGCTTCAAAAATACTTTCAAAATTTGAAAAGGCTTCCTTAGATCATATCCATATTAAAGATTCTTCGGGACAAACTTTAAGACATCAATGGATAGATTATAACGACGATGGTACACCTGAAGAATTTTTGTTTCAGGCGGAAGTTGCAGCAAATGCTTCAGCAAAATATAAGCTTGTAAATGATAGCACAAGCACAGCTCCACAGAAAGACGCGGTAGCGTATTCTAGATTTGTTCCTGAAAGAACCGATGATTATGCTTGGGAAAACGACAAAGTAGCCTTTAGAACTTATGGTCCAACAGGGCAAAAAGAAGCTTTAGAAGGCGTTCCAGGCAGCACCCTTTCCAGCGGAATAGATATTTGGCTAAAACGTACAAAAAAACCGGTTATTAATAAGTGGTATGCTGAACATGTTAAAAATCCCGGTTATTACCACATTGATCATGGTGAAGGCTACGATCCTTACCATGTGGGTAAAAGCCGAGGTCTAGGTGGTATTGGTGTTTTTGAAAATGATAGCCTTTATGTATCCCAGAATTTTATGGAATACAAAACCATCGCCAGTGGACCGCTAAAAACAGTTTTTGAATTAACATATGATCCCTGGGGACCCTACAATGCAAAAGAAACTAAGAGGATTAGCCTGGCTTTAGGATCCAATTTCGCTAAATTTGAAATCGATTTAAAGGCAGACGATAGCATACCAAATTACGCTACCGGTATTACGCTGCATAACAACGAGGGTGAATACCAAATTAATAAAGAAGAAGGTTGGATTATGCATTGGGAAAAAATCGATGACGCCAATGTAGGTGAAGGGATTTTAATGGAACCTGCAGCGATAGATTCTGCATTTGCTTTCAAAAGTAAAATTCCAGATCAAAGTAATTTATTAATAACTACGCAACCAAAAGAAACTTTCACCTACTATGCAGGTTTTGCCTGGGAAAAAAGCGGTGATGTAGGGAGTAAACAAGAATGGATTAAAATGTTAGATAAACAAGCCAAAATCATAGCTTCACCTTTAGAGATTACCGTAGAATAA